The window TTCAAGTCACCGTTTAATGACTTATGATGACGATAATAGGGTATATTTTCCTATTAGTTATTGTCATCTCCTTCATATGATTTTATAATAAGAAAAGAATGATAGCTCATCAATTCATTATATGACGAGTTGAAGTGATTTATCATTTTTATTATTTATAATCTATTGTCATACTATACGATTGGGTTATTGGTGTTGCAATAGAATGAACAGGGCATTTATTAATGATAACGACTTAGTGGATGATGAGACGTTAGGAAAAGGGAGATATAAAATATGTTAAAAAAGATGAATATTAAACAATGGATGATTGAAGGAATAGGTGCTATTTGGTTTTTCCTGACACTGGTCGCAACTAGTGTATTAATCGTCTTAAATTGTACATCCGTTTATAACTACGTTATTCATAAATACGGTTTAACAATGATCACTGGATTATCTGAACATGAATTAATGGTAAATTATAAAACAATGATTTCTTATTTACAAAGACCAAGGAAAGAACCACTAAAACTACCTGATTTTATCATGAGTGAAGCGGGAATCATTCATTTTAAAGATGTTAAAAGTATCTTTATGGTTTTATATACAATTATTTTATTATTTATTATCGCGATGATCATTTATTTAGTCATTAAGCATCGTGATAAGGATAAATGTATTTTATCCATTTTTAATAAAGGAGCTAATTTGGTATTTATTGTTTTTACTGCTTTAATCGCGATGATTACATTTAATTTTTCAAACACCTTTACGATGTTTCATAAACTTTTTTTTAGAAACGATTACTGGATGTTTGATTACCGAACAGATCCTGTCATTTTAGCCTTACCTGAAGAGTTATTTATGATTTTAAGTGTACTGATTATTGGTTTATTATTTATTGCTTGTTTCATTATTAAGTTTACTTACTACAAGTCAAATCGAAAAAAATAATGATTGTAACAGAAGCCTAGTGATTTAATCTAGGCTTTTTTTGTTAAATTTATCGATTACTTTTAAAAACTCACATACACTATAATAAAACAACAGAAGAGGTGAAGTTATGATTTTTAGAGGACGGCAACTTTTTGATTTTAATGTGGGATTAGTTTTAGCTGGTGGGGGAGCAAAAGGAGCCTATCAGGCGGGAGTCATTCGTGCACTATGGGATTTAGATTTAATCGATAATGTAAAAGTTGTATCAGGTGTTTCGATTGGAACACTTAATGCACTATGTTTATGTATGAAAGACCGAGATTTAATTGAGAAAGGTTGGAAGTCATTATCTTATTCTAAAATTATGACAAAAGGAGAAGGCATCAAAATTAGTGAGATTGGGGAACTAATTAAAAATTTCACGCTACATAAGGGGCAGTCAATGACTGACAATATTGACTTTAGTACACTAGGCGTTATTTCTCAAAAAGGAATTCGAGATTATATTCAACAATTTGTTGATGTTTCTGTTTTAAACGATATTAGCACTCATGTTTATAGTTGCGTCTATAATGTAACAGAAGGATATCCTCAGTATTTTAGATTAAATAATTATTCAAAAGAAGAAATTATCGATATTACAGTCGCTTCTTGTGCAGTTCCTTATCTCTTTTCTCCTGTTTCATTTAAAGGCAAACAATATGCAGATGGTGGAATTAATAATCCATTATATCCAAAACCTAATGCAGATAACGTTCCTATTTATCCTTTAATGAAGCATGATTGTGATTTAATTATCGTGGTTCATTTAAATTACTCAGATAAAATTGATCGAAAACTTTATCCACAATCTAATATTATTGAAATTTATCCATCCGCTTCATTAGAATTAATTAATGGATCGGGGACCATCAATTTTAATCAGTCAGCGATTATTGAAAAAATTCAAATGGGATATCGAGATGCTTTAGTTGCTCTGACTCCTATGTTAATGGCCCATTTAAAAGGAAAAAGTATGATGCCATATATTAAAAGTCATTATCGATGGAATGAACAGTTTTTGAAAAAAACTAAAAAATAAAACCCGCTTAATTGTTTAGCAGGTTTTATTTACTATTCATTTTGTTCAAGTTCGTCAAAGATGTCTGCATACTTCGTGTTAGGTGGAAATCTTTTAGCGATAGCATATCCATTAACAATGAGTTTAGCATTATACATGTGATTAGAAATATCTTCTACAGAAGTCGAATCAAAGTCATTAGTTAACCAAACATAAGCAAGTGTTCGACCATACTGATCTTGACGTTCTTCATCAAACTCTAGATACAGTGTTTGTCCTTTTTTTAATTGTTGTTTTGTATAGTTACTAGCGATTTCACCTTCAACAGTATTTTTATCAGTATCTGGATGAACACTTTCAGGCGCATCAATTCCAATTAGTCGAACTCGAATGTCTTCATTGGTTTGAGTCGTCACAATAATGGTATCTCCATCCACAACTCGTTTTAAAGTAACCTGTTCAGTTGAGATATTGTTTGTATTGGAAATTAAAAAATCATAGAAG of the Turicibacter sp. TJ11 genome contains:
- a CDS encoding TIGR01906 family membrane protein, with the protein product MLKKMNIKQWMIEGIGAIWFFLTLVATSVLIVLNCTSVYNYVIHKYGLTMITGLSEHELMVNYKTMISYLQRPRKEPLKLPDFIMSEAGIIHFKDVKSIFMVLYTIILLFIIAMIIYLVIKHRDKDKCILSIFNKGANLVFIVFTALIAMITFNFSNTFTMFHKLFFRNDYWMFDYRTDPVILALPEELFMILSVLIIGLLFIACFIIKFTYYKSNRKK
- a CDS encoding patatin-like phospholipase family protein, with the translated sequence MIFRGRQLFDFNVGLVLAGGGAKGAYQAGVIRALWDLDLIDNVKVVSGVSIGTLNALCLCMKDRDLIEKGWKSLSYSKIMTKGEGIKISEIGELIKNFTLHKGQSMTDNIDFSTLGVISQKGIRDYIQQFVDVSVLNDISTHVYSCVYNVTEGYPQYFRLNNYSKEEIIDITVASCAVPYLFSPVSFKGKQYADGGINNPLYPKPNADNVPIYPLMKHDCDLIIVVHLNYSDKIDRKLYPQSNIIEIYPSASLELINGSGTINFNQSAIIEKIQMGYRDALVALTPMLMAHLKGKSMMPYIKSHYRWNEQFLKKTKK
- a CDS encoding thermonuclease family protein → MKRNTFNQWLKKQPKFIKFLVTILLIGGCIFFGEDFYDFLISNTNNISTEQVTLKRVVDGDTIIVTTQTNEDIRVRLIGIDAPESVHPDTDKNTVEGEIASNYTKQQLKKGQTLYLEFDEERQDQYGRTLAYVWLTNDFDSTSVEDISNHMYNAKLIVNGYAIAKRFPPNTKYADIFDELEQNE